Within Winogradskyella helgolandensis, the genomic segment TGGTTTGATCAACACCTTGTAGAATTGTAAATTGTACGGATATTAAATCGTTGGTGATAACATTACCAAAGTTATCTTTGATAATGGCCTTGTAGTTGATGCCGTTTTGCGCAAAACCAAGTGTTGCGAGTAATAAGGTTAAACTAAGAGTGATAAGTGATTTCATAGTGGTTACTGTTTATGCATTTATCTTTAGTGAGATAAAAACATAGGATGTTAACACCATCCATAAAAAATAATAAATATTTTCTTTACTAATTATATATCAGTGTTTTAAATTATTTTATTGATCTACTGTTTTAAGCATGGCCTCCAACTTTTCAACACGCGTATCCAGAGTTTTTAGTTGGTTTAATTCTGCTGTAAGGGTATCAATTTTGGAATCTTGGGTGTTAATGGTTTTAGATTGAGCATCAATAATCTCTTGTTGCTCTTTGATGGCCTTAATCAGCACAGGAATTAACTCCGTATAGCTAACGCTTAACGTTTTATCCTCGTCATCTGCAATATGTACTATGTTTTCAAGTATAGGTTGTACCTCTTGCGCAATCAAACCAAGTGATTTATGGTCTTGTTCTCTATTTTTCCAATTGTATTCTACAGGATTTAATTCTAAAATGGTTTCTAAACCATAAGGTAATGGCGTAATATCTTTTTTAAGACGTCTGTCGCTACTATGCACTACCACACCTCCAACTCTAACATCACCACCATCTTGTTGTAAAAAAAGTGTTGAAATTGCTCCATTATTTCTTGCTATAATTTCATTTTGGTCAAAAACAATGTTAGTTCCTGTTACTTCACCTATAACCATATATCCTGAATTGTTAGTATAACTAGCGTCAGATCCGTTAGTAATATGTAAATAAGTGCTTGGTGTGGATGTTCCTATACCAACTTTACCGTTTTTTAAAATAGTTAAAGCATTGCTATGCGAAGAAAATGTGCCAACACCAACTTCAAAAAGAGGATCTGAAGTAACCCAAGATGTGGCATTACCGCCACCCACATTATATCTTCCAATAGCTAAAGAAGCATAACTTGAAGCTGTCGTACCAGATCCAATAGCTGTGGAAGCAATTCCTGACGCTGTTGTGTAAGATCCCATAGCTGTGGAAAAACCTCCCGAAGCTGTTGTGTAACTTCCCATAGCTATAGATTGATATCCTGAAGCTCTTGTACCATATCCCATAGCTGTGGAATATCCTCCAGTAGCTCCAGCATTTGAAATAGGAAATGTTCCACCATTTTCACTAAAATCAATTGCTCCTTCACCAATGTTCCCAAAATTATCTGGGTTTCTTCCTTTCAATCGCCAGCCTATGCCATTGCCTTCATCAATGGCTTCGAGACCAATAGATATTAATTTGGTATCTGCATACTCTTTGGTAATTAATGCTTTGGGATCTGTTATTTCGGCTAAATCAAAGCTTGGCGCTGTTATGGTTCCGTTTTTTAAAACCGTTAAGGCGTTTGTTCTTGCTGTATTACTAGAACCATTTCCAATTTCAAATAAGGGATCTGTAACTACCCAGCTTAATGCATCACCACCACCAACATTAAACCTACCAAGTGCTGTAGAACTAACTGATTGTGCTATCGTGCTTGTTCCCATGGCTGAAGAAGCATATCCAGACGCTATAGAATATGATCCCATAGCCATTGAAGAACTCCCTGAAGCCTCTGAATGATTCCCCATAGCTGTAGAAAAACCTCCCGAAGCCGTAGACCATGATCCCATAGCTGTAGAAGCACCTCCTGAAGCCGTAGAAGATGACCCCATAGCTGTAGAAGAACCTCCCGAAGCCGTAGACGATGACCCCATAGCTGTAGAAGCACTTCCTGAAGCCAATGTTTTATAGCCCATGGCACTAGCATAATCTCCTGATGCTTCTGTTTCAAGTCCCATGGAGGTAGAAGCCTGACCTGATGCAATTGAAACACGCCCCATGGCAAGAGCATAATCTCCAGATGCTTCTGTTTCAAGTCCCATGGAGGTAGAGATCTGACCTGATGCTATTGTAGATTGCCCCATCGCTACCGAACTTTGACCTGATGCTTCTGTATAATCCCCCATTACTGTAGAACCTTGACCCGATGCTATTGTAAAAATTCCCATAGCTGTAGAACCATAATTAGAGGCTATAGTATTATAACCCAAAGCTGTAGCGTAATCTTGGGATGCTGTAGTATTGTATCCTGTGGCTGTAGAAGCCTGTCCAGATGCTATTGGATTAAAACCCATAGCTATAGCATAATCTCCAGATGCTTTAGCATTATGTCCCATAGCAATAGAAGAAGTTCCAGAAGCCTCTGAATAATACCCAGTAGCCATAGATTCATTCCCAGAGGCTGTTGTTTCTCTCCCCATGGCCGTGGAAAGAAATCCAGTAGCACCCATAGTTGTGCTTGGAGTATAACTAACACTCATGTCTACAGCATTTGCACCAATATCACCATAGTTATTGGAGTCTCGTCCCTTCAACCTCCAGCCTGTTCCATTGCCTTCAATAATAGCTTCAAGACCAGTTACGTTTGTTGCAGTTTTTGCATTTATGGCATAAGGCACCGTTTTAAACTCGGTAGTCCCCATATCTACCATACCAGATCCAGTATTTATTTTTGTATTTAAAAAGGTCGTATCGCTTGCCCAATCGATGGTTGCAAACGTGCCACTTACTGGTGTGCCTTCACCAATATTTACTATAATAAGGCCGTTGGCATCTGTAGTTGGTGTATGGGTTTCTTTATACACACTAGTTTGTGCCACACCTTGTAGAATTGTAAATTGTACGGATATTAAATCGTTGGCGATAACATTACCAGAGTTATCTTTGATAATAGCTTTATAGTTGATGCCGTTTTGTGCAAAACCGAGTGTTGCGAGTAATAAGGTTAAACTAAGAGTAATAAGTGATTTCATAGTGGTTACTGTTTATGCATTTACCTTTAGTGAGATAAAAACATAGGATGTTAACACCATCTATAAAAAAATAATAAGGATTTTCTTTACTCGCTGTACATCAGCGTT encodes:
- a CDS encoding tail fiber domain-containing protein; this translates as MKSLITLSLTLLLATLGFAQNGINYKAIIKDNSGNVIANDLISVQFTILQGVAQTSVYKETHTPTTDANGLIIVNIGEGTPVSGTFATIDWASDTTFLNTKINTGSGMVDMGTTEFKTVPYAINAKTATNVTGLEAIIEGNGTGWRLKGRDSNNYGDIGANAVDMSVSYTPSTTMGATGFLSTAMGRETTASGNESMATGYYSEASGTSSIAMGHNAKASGDYAIAMGFNPIASGQASTATGYNTTASQDYATALGYNTIASNYGSTAMGIFTIASGQGSTVMGDYTEASGQSSVAMGQSTIASGQISTSMGLETEASGDYALAMGRVSIASGQASTSMGLETEASGDYASAMGYKTLASGSASTAMGSSSTASGGSSTAMGSSSTASGGASTAMGSWSTASGGFSTAMGNHSEASGSSSMAMGSYSIASGYASSAMGTSTIAQSVSSTALGRFNVGGGDALSWVVTDPLFEIGNGSSNTARTNALTVLKNGTITAPSFDLAEITDPKALITKEYADTKLISIGLEAIDEGNGIGWRLKGRNPDNFGNIGEGAIDFSENGGTFPISNAGATGGYSTAMGYGTRASGYQSIAMGSYTTASGGFSTAMGSYTTASGIASTAIGSGTTASSYASLAIGRYNVGGGNATSWVTSDPLFEVGVGTFSSHSNALTILKNGKVGIGTSTPSTYLHITNGSDASYTNNSGYMVIGEVTGTNIVFDQNEIIARNNGAISTLFLQQDGGDVRVGGVVVHSSDRRLKKDITPLPYGLETILELNPVEYNWKNREQDHKSLGLIAQEVQPILENIVHIADDEDKTLSVSYTELIPVLIKAIKEQQEIIDAQSKTINTQDSKIDTLTAELNQLKTLDTRVEKLEAMLKTVDQ